A genome region from Cervus elaphus chromosome 18, mCerEla1.1, whole genome shotgun sequence includes the following:
- the LOC122674046 gene encoding AN1-type zinc finger protein 5, whose amino-acid sequence MAQETNQTPGPMLCSTGCGFYGNPRTNGMCSVCYKEHLQRQQNSGRMSPMGTASGSNSPTSDSASVQRADASLNNCEGAAGSTSEKSRNVPVAALPVTQQMTEMSISREDKVTPPKTEVSEPVVTQPSPSVSQPSTSQSEEKAPELPKPKKNRCFMCRKKVGLTGFDCRCGNLFCGLHRYSDKHNCPYDYKAEAAAKIRKENPVVVAEKIQRI is encoded by the coding sequence ATGGCTCAGGAGACTAACCAGACCCCAGGGCCCATGCTGTGTAGTACAGGATGTGGCTTTTATGGGAATCCTAGGACAAATGGAATGTGTTCTGTTTGCTACAAAGAACATCTTCAGAGGCAGCAGAATAGTGGCAGAATGAGCCCAATGGGGACAGCTAGTGGTTCCAACAGTCCTACCTCAGATTCTGCATCTGTACAAAGAGCAGACGCTAGTTTAAACAACTGTGAAGGTGCTGCTGGCAGCACAtctgaaaaatcaagaaatgtgCCTGTGGCTGCCTTGCCTGTAACTCAGCAAATGACAGAAATGAGCATTTCAAGAGAGGACAAAGTAACTCCCCCGAAAACAGAGGTGTCAGAGCCAGTTGTCACTCAGCCCAGTCCTTCAGTTTCTCAGCCCAGTACTTCTCAAAGTGAAGAAAAAGCTCCTGAGTTGCCCAAACCAAAGAAGAACAGGTGTTTCATGTGCAGAAAGAAAGTTGGCCTTACAGGGTTTGACTGCCGATGTGGAAATTTATTTTGTGGACTTCACCGTTACTCTGACAAGCACAACTGTCCATATGATTACAAAGCAGAAGCTGCagcaaaaatcagaaaagagaatCCAGTTGTTGTGGCTGAAAAAATTCAGAGAATATAA